A single region of the Elusimicrobiaceae bacterium genome encodes:
- a CDS encoding baseplate J/gp47 family protein, protein MATELKTTTVEAVHEELLNQVSDSYQKTEGFPVWDILKATAFGIKRLWDKCFKIEYLQDVDNLTGADLERFIYQRKGLTRKAATYATGYIQIVSGSGDIDAGDLFATETNIQFESLETKHVNQGDTVAIRAVKSGSEGNVIAGIITQMPVTIQGISQVTNPDVTSDGYDEETDESLRERYYEALQEPATSGNVYHYRRWAKEVPGIGDCKVFPLWDGDNTVQVVVVDDDGLVPSPETVARCQEYIDPNSAGTGLGEAPIGAYCTVVAADPLTVNISVTVQLDNTRTVADIKTEFEGLVTKFFASIVFNSQYISPAKVGNLLLNCEGVSDYDGLLLNNSASRLTIPDKSIPVLGTVTINVQ, encoded by the coding sequence ATGGCTACTGAGTTAAAAACGACTACGGTAGAGGCCGTACACGAGGAATTACTGAATCAGGTTTCCGACAGTTATCAAAAAACGGAGGGGTTTCCTGTCTGGGATATCCTGAAAGCTACGGCTTTTGGTATTAAACGGCTCTGGGATAAGTGCTTTAAAATCGAATATTTGCAGGACGTCGATAATTTGACTGGAGCAGATTTGGAACGCTTTATTTATCAGCGTAAAGGCCTTACCCGTAAGGCTGCCACGTATGCAACAGGATATATCCAAATAGTTAGCGGCTCCGGGGATATCGACGCTGGCGATCTGTTTGCTACCGAAACAAATATACAGTTTGAATCACTGGAGACGAAACACGTTAACCAGGGTGATACCGTTGCTATCCGAGCTGTGAAAAGCGGTTCCGAGGGTAATGTTATCGCCGGAATTATTACACAAATGCCTGTAACGATACAGGGAATCAGCCAGGTTACTAATCCGGATGTTACAAGCGACGGCTATGACGAGGAAACCGACGAAAGTCTAAGAGAACGCTATTACGAAGCGCTGCAGGAACCGGCTACCAGCGGAAACGTTTATCATTACCGCCGCTGGGCAAAAGAAGTTCCCGGAATCGGAGACTGTAAGGTTTTTCCTTTGTGGGACGGAGATAATACGGTTCAGGTCGTGGTCGTTGACGACGACGGACTCGTACCCAGTCCGGAAACGGTGGCAAGGTGTCAGGAATATATTGATCCGAACAGTGCCGGAACCGGTTTAGGAGAGGCTCCTATCGGTGCATATTGTACCGTGGTTGCAGCAGATCCCCTCACAGTTAATATCAGTGTTACAGTACAGCTCGACAATACCAGAACAGTAGCAGATATTAAAACTGAGTTTGAGGGACTGGTAACAAAATTTTTTGCAAGCATTGTTTTTAACAGTCAGTATATTTCTCCGGCAAAAGTCGGAAATCTTTTGCTGAATTGTGAGGGCGTAAGCGATTATGACGGTTTACTCCTTAATAATTCTGCCAGCAGATTAACAATACCGGATAAATCTATACCTGTACTCGGGACGGTGACTATAAATGTTCAGTAA
- a CDS encoding DUF2577 domain-containing protein: MENWEYEMAKQFKERDNPKPIGACIGKVESLSPVIISIQSGKFMLQAWQIYICNQILERETTFRDYVANQSQSGKISVSCNPGGGNYNADGDIECNGRVHLNEVWKVGDYVMVVPDESGQHFFIVDILRGVS; the protein is encoded by the coding sequence ATGGAAAACTGGGAGTATGAAATGGCCAAACAGTTTAAGGAAAGAGATAATCCGAAACCGATCGGCGCCTGTATCGGTAAAGTCGAGTCTTTATCGCCGGTGATTATTTCTATCCAGTCCGGGAAATTTATGTTACAGGCCTGGCAGATTTATATTTGTAATCAGATCCTGGAACGTGAAACGACTTTCCGGGATTATGTGGCAAATCAGAGCCAGAGCGGTAAAATATCGGTCAGCTGTAATCCAGGCGGCGGTAATTATAACGCTGACGGTGATATCGAATGTAACGGACGTGTACATTTGAATGAAGTTTGGAAAGTTGGTGATTACGTTATGGTTGTTCCGGATGAATCCGGGCAACATTTTTTCATTGTCGATATATTGCGAGGTGTTAGCTGA
- a CDS encoding DUF2313 domain-containing protein, which translates to MINTLHALYRKDKWIRELFNSVGLTLDTVNAALDEVYGNNYFDTATLKALEHFEKEAKIIPGENQSLDSRRSTVRAKWVGTSKADIVLLQEVADSWKNGLLKLSFVEGKIKAVFTSPIGVPEDIDILKSILEDVKPAHLAIWYVFLYLTWENALAYGTWGNHHEDHTWLDLFQNDEFRQYVLEFMLAAENGLLYQVVENVEDVPPTITIESNTDIYATFAGIYDETDISFIVSGTKIYMEYEETA; encoded by the coding sequence ATGATAAACACTCTCCACGCTCTGTATCGTAAAGATAAATGGATCCGTGAACTGTTTAACAGTGTTGGTCTTACTCTGGACACTGTAAACGCTGCCCTGGATGAGGTGTACGGAAACAATTATTTTGATACCGCTACCTTAAAAGCCCTGGAACATTTTGAGAAAGAAGCGAAAATAATACCCGGTGAAAATCAGAGTCTTGATAGCCGGCGTAGTACCGTCCGGGCCAAATGGGTAGGAACCAGCAAAGCCGATATCGTTTTACTCCAGGAAGTAGCCGACAGCTGGAAAAACGGTTTACTCAAGCTCTCGTTTGTAGAGGGAAAAATAAAAGCCGTTTTTACGAGCCCTATCGGTGTTCCGGAGGATATCGATATCCTTAAAAGTATTTTGGAGGACGTAAAGCCGGCTCATTTGGCTATCTGGTATGTATTCTTGTATCTTACCTGGGAAAACGCTTTGGCTTATGGAACCTGGGGTAATCATCATGAAGATCATACCTGGCTGGATTTGTTTCAAAACGACGAGTTTCGCCAGTACGTTCTGGAGTTTATGCTGGCTGCAGAAAACGGTTTGTTATATCAGGTTGTCGAAAATGTGGAGGACGTACCGCCTACAATTACTATTGAATCCAATACTGATATATACGCCACGTTTGCCGGTATTTATGATGAAACGGATATCAGTTTTATTGTGTCGGGGACTAAGATTTATATGGAATACGAGGAGACAGCATGA
- a CDS encoding DUF2634 domain-containing protein — protein sequence MFPDEITLTETEIATVDETADTVVSGTIGRSIKFDYEKKEFVINDGKNVEPSKIDAIKQWIELFIRTEVDKYKVYTSSFGVDLRDLVGYRLPRGYQVAEIMRRINEGILTKCPDVASVSDWNFDKGTFSFTVKTNTGEEVVIYGY from the coding sequence ATGTTTCCGGATGAAATAACGTTAACCGAAACAGAAATCGCTACCGTAGACGAAACGGCTGATACTGTCGTTTCCGGCACTATTGGACGATCTATAAAATTTGATTACGAGAAAAAAGAATTTGTGATCAATGACGGTAAAAACGTCGAGCCCAGTAAAATCGACGCTATCAAACAATGGATAGAGCTTTTTATCCGTACGGAGGTAGACAAATACAAGGTTTATACCTCCTCTTTTGGCGTGGATCTCCGGGATTTGGTCGGTTATCGATTACCGAGAGGTTATCAGGTAGCGGAAATTATGAGGCGTATTAATGAGGGTATCCTTACGAAGTGTCCAGACGTAGCCAGCGTATCCGACTGGAATTTTGATAAGGGTACTTTTTCATTTACGGTAAAAACTAATACAGGAGAGGAGGTGGTTATATATGGCTACTGA